From a region of the Nitrospira sp. genome:
- a CDS encoding class II fumarate hydratase, which produces MKTNQNNLSASTRIERDTMGELAVPAEAYYGVQTARAIENFPISSLRMPRAVIRAMGMIKRAAAAVNHSLGLLEKKPADAIRQAATEVVDGKLDAEFPVDIFQTGSGTSTNMNTNEVISNRATELLGGARGSKLVHPNDHVNLGQSSNDVIPTAIHIAASELMQHQLLPALTRLQKGLKGKAKEFDTIVKIGRTHLQDATPVRLGQEFGGYARQIELGIQRVKQAQGALSEVALGGTAVGTGLNCHPKFSAKVMAIISKETGCSFKEAKNHFEAQSAQDSLVEASGQLRTLAVSLMKIANDIRWLGSGPRCGLGEINLPETQPGSSIMPGKVNPVIAESVTMVCAQVIGNDVTVTVGGQAANFELIVMMPVMAYNLLQSIELLATASNNFAMKCIEGIKANEERCKSLIEESLAMCTALAPEIGYEAAAKLAKEAYKSGKTVRQMAKEQKVLPDKRLAELLDPWRMTEPGGPVGSAGG; this is translated from the coding sequence ATGAAAACGAATCAGAATAATCTATCAGCGTCGACCCGAATCGAGCGGGACACAATGGGTGAACTGGCTGTTCCCGCTGAGGCCTACTATGGCGTGCAGACTGCCCGCGCCATCGAGAACTTCCCGATCAGTTCCCTCCGGATGCCGCGGGCGGTTATTCGGGCAATGGGTATGATCAAGCGGGCCGCAGCTGCCGTCAACCACTCCCTTGGTCTCTTGGAGAAGAAGCCTGCGGATGCGATTCGGCAGGCGGCGACTGAAGTGGTCGATGGAAAACTGGACGCCGAGTTTCCCGTGGACATTTTTCAGACCGGGTCCGGGACGTCTACCAATATGAACACGAACGAAGTGATCTCCAATCGTGCGACCGAACTGCTCGGCGGTGCGCGTGGCAGCAAGCTCGTCCATCCGAACGATCACGTGAATCTCGGCCAATCGAGCAACGACGTCATTCCAACGGCCATTCACATTGCCGCCTCAGAATTGATGCAGCACCAGCTCTTGCCGGCGCTGACTCGGTTGCAGAAGGGGTTGAAGGGCAAGGCCAAGGAATTCGACACGATCGTCAAGATCGGTCGTACCCATTTGCAGGACGCCACGCCGGTTCGCCTCGGTCAGGAATTCGGGGGCTACGCCAGGCAGATCGAACTTGGTATCCAGAGGGTCAAGCAAGCACAAGGGGCCTTAAGCGAGGTGGCCTTGGGAGGCACTGCCGTCGGCACCGGCCTGAACTGTCATCCGAAATTTTCTGCCAAGGTGATGGCTATCATCTCAAAGGAGACCGGCTGTTCGTTCAAAGAGGCCAAGAATCACTTTGAAGCACAATCGGCGCAGGACTCATTGGTTGAAGCCAGCGGGCAATTGAGGACTCTGGCCGTGAGCCTCATGAAGATTGCCAATGATATTCGGTGGCTAGGGTCAGGGCCGCGCTGCGGCCTTGGTGAGATCAATTTGCCAGAGACGCAACCTGGTTCCTCGATCATGCCGGGGAAGGTCAATCCAGTCATCGCCGAGTCCGTCACGATGGTCTGCGCGCAGGTGATCGGTAATGACGTCACGGTGACCGTCGGCGGCCAGGCGGCCAATTTCGAGCTCATCGTGATGATGCCCGTCATGGCCTACAACCTGCTTCAGTCCATCGAGCTGCTGGCGACCGCCTCCAACAACTTTGCGATGAAATGCATCGAAGGGATCAAGGCGAATGAGGAACGATGTAAGAGCCTCATTGAAGAGAGCTTGGCCATGTGTACGGCCCTGGCACCGGAAATCGGCTATGAAGCGGCGGCAAAATTGGCCAAAGAAGCTTATAAGTCAGGCAAGACGGTGAGACAGATGGCGAAGGAACAGAAAGTCTTACCCGACAAGCGATTGGCCGAACTCCTCGATCCCTGGCGCATGACCGAACCGGGCGGACCAGTGGGCAGTGCAGGCGGGTAG
- a CDS encoding NAD-dependent malic enzyme, translated as MREIGPYSNYRLTVRLELANKPGIFARVAGLLAEEQANLGAVDLVSATKTRMVRDITFDVQSEEHGEKVLARLGKLPDVTVLSASDRIFLLHLGGKIRVASKFPISTRNVLSMVYTPGVGRVAQAIAKDKSKVYTFTSKSNTVAIVSDGSAVLGLGNLGPEAALPVMEGKVMLLRELAGIDAWPICVSTQDPDEIVRIVQGIAPGFGGINLEDISAPRCFEIEKKLKQSLDIPVMHDDQHGTAVVLLAALTNALRVTGKRLEHVRIVVNGLGAAGTACCRILLAAGATHLLGCDKEGIILYGEADQLRACRTDLRACLTRDKPKGTLRDALKGADVFIGLSVGNVMTAEDLDLMTPDRIVFALANPDPEIPPEVGVSHSSIFATGRSDYPNQINNALAFPGIFRGALDSQASEINEAMKLAAAEAIARVIPENTLSEDYIIPSVFDKEVVPRVARAVAAAARATGVARRRTKSTHPSLRE; from the coding sequence ATGAGAGAGATAGGTCCATACTCCAACTATCGGTTGACGGTTCGCCTGGAACTCGCGAACAAACCCGGCATCTTTGCCAGAGTGGCGGGGCTCTTGGCAGAAGAGCAGGCGAATCTTGGAGCTGTCGATCTCGTCTCGGCGACGAAGACCCGCATGGTTCGAGATATTACCTTTGATGTGCAGAGTGAGGAACACGGCGAGAAAGTTCTCGCCCGTTTGGGCAAGTTGCCCGATGTGACTGTGCTCTCGGCTTCCGATCGTATTTTTCTCCTCCATCTTGGTGGAAAAATTCGGGTGGCGAGTAAGTTTCCGATCAGTACTAGAAATGTGCTGTCGATGGTGTATACCCCGGGCGTCGGTCGTGTCGCTCAGGCGATCGCCAAGGACAAATCTAAAGTCTATACATTTACCAGCAAGAGCAACACCGTCGCCATTGTTTCCGATGGTTCGGCTGTGCTGGGGTTGGGCAATCTCGGTCCGGAAGCGGCTCTTCCCGTCATGGAAGGCAAGGTGATGCTCTTGAGAGAGCTGGCCGGCATCGACGCGTGGCCCATTTGTGTGAGTACGCAAGACCCGGACGAGATCGTGCGGATCGTACAAGGCATTGCGCCCGGATTCGGCGGGATCAATTTGGAAGACATCAGTGCGCCGCGCTGCTTTGAGATCGAGAAGAAACTGAAACAATCACTCGATATTCCCGTGATGCATGACGATCAACACGGCACCGCAGTGGTTCTATTGGCGGCATTGACGAATGCACTCAGAGTCACAGGGAAACGACTGGAGCACGTTCGTATCGTCGTCAATGGTCTTGGTGCCGCAGGCACGGCCTGCTGTCGAATATTGCTGGCTGCGGGAGCGACTCATCTGTTGGGATGCGATAAGGAAGGGATCATCCTGTACGGAGAAGCTGATCAACTCCGAGCATGCCGTACCGACCTTCGTGCTTGTTTGACTCGAGATAAGCCGAAAGGGACGTTGAGGGATGCATTGAAAGGTGCCGATGTCTTCATCGGGCTTTCAGTCGGCAACGTTATGACTGCCGAAGATCTCGATCTGATGACCCCGGATCGAATCGTATTTGCGTTAGCCAACCCAGACCCGGAAATTCCCCCGGAAGTGGGAGTCTCTCACAGCTCGATCTTTGCCACCGGACGATCGGATTATCCGAATCAGATCAACAATGCGCTTGCGTTTCCAGGAATTTTCCGCGGTGCGCTCGATAGCCAAGCCAGCGAGATCAATGAAGCCATGAAGTTGGCCGCAGCCGAGGCTATCGCTCGCGTGATTCCGGAGAATACCTTGAGCGAGGATTACATTATTCCGAGTGTCTTTGATAAAGAAGTCGTCCCTCGGGTGGCACGTGCCGTCGCCGCCGCGGCACGCGCTACCGGAGTCGCCAGAAGACGGACGAAATCAACCCATCCATCTCTGCGTGAGTAA
- a CDS encoding Hsp20/alpha crystallin family protein — MTLVRWDPFRELEEVSDRLNRMFARPAVSRTTGKETMIVADWTPSVDISETDVEYQIKAEIPDVKKEDVKVTLEDGVLTIQGQRKQEKEDKGTKYHRIERSYGSFVRTFSLPDVIDDAKVKAEFKDGVLNLHLPKSEKAKPRAIEVKVA, encoded by the coding sequence ATGACACTCGTACGTTGGGATCCATTTCGTGAACTGGAGGAAGTTTCCGATCGGCTGAATCGCATGTTCGCGCGCCCTGCAGTGTCCAGAACCACCGGGAAAGAGACCATGATCGTAGCCGATTGGACTCCGTCTGTCGACATCAGTGAAACTGATGTGGAATACCAGATTAAGGCTGAAATTCCGGATGTAAAAAAGGAGGACGTCAAGGTCACGTTGGAAGATGGAGTGCTTACGATTCAGGGGCAGCGTAAGCAGGAGAAGGAAGACAAGGGGACGAAGTATCATCGAATCGAACGATCCTATGGCAGTTTCGTCCGGACCTTTTCACTCCCCGATGTCATTGACGATGCCAAGGTCAAGGCGGAGTTCAAGGATGGAGTGCTGAATCTCCATCTGCCGAAGTCGGAGAAGGCAAAACCAAGAGCCATCGAAGTCAAGGTTGCATAA
- the arsC gene encoding arsenate reductase (glutaredoxin) (This arsenate reductase requires both glutathione and glutaredoxin to convert arsenate to arsenite, after which the efflux transporter formed by ArsA and ArsB can extrude the arsenite from the cell, providing resistance.) — translation MADITIYHKPTCTTCRQAVQLLKDSGTPFTAINYYERSFTKAQLKALLKKAGLSPKDVLRTKEDLYQELGLGKKQLSDDELLDLMVKHPDLIQRPLVEKGDQAILARPAESIKTLL, via the coding sequence ATGGCCGACATCACGATCTATCACAAACCGACCTGCACCACGTGTCGTCAGGCGGTACAGTTGCTCAAAGACAGCGGAACACCCTTCACGGCGATCAACTATTATGAGCGCTCATTCACCAAGGCGCAGTTGAAAGCACTCCTGAAGAAGGCCGGGCTTTCTCCCAAAGACGTGCTTCGAACCAAGGAAGACCTCTATCAGGAACTTGGCTTGGGGAAGAAGCAGCTTTCGGACGATGAATTACTCGACTTGATGGTCAAACATCCGGATCTCATTCAACGGCCACTCGTCGAGAAGGGTGACCAGGCAATTCTGGCGAGACCCGCCGAGTCGATCAAGACACTCCTGTAG
- a CDS encoding citrate synthase has protein sequence MPHDFMPGLAGVPAATSSISDVDGQRGILEYRGIRVEALCAGSSYLETAYLLLFGHLPSATEFQQWITDVTHHRRIKFRILDLLKCLPEQGHPMDALQAAVAALGMFYPGRNVKDVENNYWSAVRLVAKLPTIVAAWARLRHGDAPITPRDDLGFSENFFYMLTESVAPPVWAEVFDDCLILHAEHTMNASTFTGLVTASTLADPYTVVASSIGALKGPLHGGANEEVVVMLREIGTADKARRYVERALQNKKKLMGFGHRVYKVKDPRATVLQELCRRLFKECGSSPLYEIALEVEAAAGELLNSKGIYPNVDFYSGIIYDKMGIDVDLFTPLFAMARVSGWLAHWLEQLRENKLFRPDQIYSGEHNRPYVPIEHR, from the coding sequence ATGCCTCATGATTTCATGCCGGGCTTGGCCGGTGTGCCGGCTGCCACTTCTTCGATCAGCGATGTCGACGGCCAACGCGGCATTCTCGAGTACCGCGGCATTCGAGTCGAAGCTCTCTGCGCGGGCTCATCATACTTGGAAACGGCGTATCTGCTCCTCTTTGGGCACCTTCCTTCAGCGACCGAGTTCCAACAATGGATCACTGACGTCACCCACCATCGGCGCATCAAATTTCGTATCCTTGACTTGCTAAAGTGCTTGCCTGAGCAAGGCCATCCCATGGATGCCCTCCAGGCGGCGGTGGCCGCGCTCGGAATGTTCTACCCAGGCCGAAACGTCAAGGACGTCGAGAATAACTACTGGAGCGCGGTACGCCTGGTCGCGAAATTACCGACGATCGTGGCGGCCTGGGCGAGGCTTCGCCATGGCGATGCTCCCATTACCCCGCGGGACGATCTCGGGTTCAGCGAGAATTTCTTCTACATGTTGACGGAATCCGTGGCCCCTCCAGTATGGGCCGAAGTATTTGATGACTGTCTGATCCTCCATGCCGAACACACGATGAACGCGTCCACCTTTACAGGATTGGTGACGGCATCAACCCTGGCCGATCCCTATACCGTCGTGGCTTCATCGATCGGAGCCTTAAAGGGACCCTTGCACGGCGGCGCAAATGAAGAAGTGGTGGTCATGCTCAGAGAGATCGGCACGGCCGATAAGGCACGGCGGTACGTTGAGCGAGCTTTGCAAAACAAGAAAAAACTGATGGGATTCGGGCATCGTGTCTATAAGGTCAAGGATCCTCGCGCAACGGTGCTGCAGGAACTCTGTCGGCGCTTGTTCAAGGAATGCGGAAGCTCACCTCTGTATGAAATCGCATTGGAAGTGGAAGCGGCAGCCGGGGAATTACTGAATAGTAAGGGCATCTATCCCAACGTCGATTTTTACTCAGGCATTATTTACGACAAGATGGGCATCGATGTGGACCTCTTCACTCCGCTCTTTGCGATGGCGCGCGTGTCGGGCTGGCTTGCGCATTGGCTGGAACAGTTGCGAGAAAACAAGCTGTTCAGGCCCGATCAAATCTACTCCGGAGAACATAACCGGCCCTACGTGCCCATCGAGCATCGATAA
- a CDS encoding J domain-containing protein: MPFSTAKYLKFRTGMQKRIGALRFKTEDSLDVAVDSMMEERVDGFFRVEQGLEEIIRSLLEIEEELESIHDLSGAMRLESRLEFVEDRWDEFDSEIRERPRRRRKKISLADMLKAASGGSGALSENPNGVNTAMDAYAIMGVEFGSTLADVTAAFRTKAKQLHPDANNGDRSSEPELRRMLEAYQFLKEYLSLSNTEPMQPPGRPYSPSE; this comes from the coding sequence ATGCCGTTCTCGACCGCCAAATATCTGAAGTTCCGCACCGGCATGCAGAAACGCATCGGCGCGCTTCGCTTCAAAACGGAAGACAGTTTGGACGTCGCCGTCGACAGCATGATGGAAGAACGGGTGGATGGGTTTTTCCGTGTCGAACAGGGCCTTGAAGAGATCATCCGTTCGCTGCTTGAGATTGAAGAGGAATTGGAGTCGATTCACGATCTCTCCGGCGCGATGCGCCTCGAATCTCGGTTGGAATTCGTGGAAGATCGTTGGGATGAGTTTGACAGCGAGATCCGTGAACGGCCAAGGCGCCGGCGCAAGAAAATCAGTCTTGCCGATATGTTGAAAGCGGCCAGCGGCGGCAGCGGGGCGCTCTCAGAGAACCCGAACGGTGTCAATACTGCGATGGATGCCTATGCCATCATGGGCGTGGAGTTCGGTAGCACTCTGGCGGATGTCACCGCAGCCTTCCGAACCAAGGCCAAGCAGCTCCATCCCGATGCCAACAATGGCGATCGTAGTTCTGAGCCGGAACTCCGCCGCATGTTGGAAGCCTATCAATTTCTGAAAGAATATCTCAGTCTCAGCAACACTGAGCCAATGCAGCCTCCGGGTCGACCCTACAGCCCTTCTGAGTGA
- a CDS encoding CsbD family protein, which yields MNADQFKGKWTQFKGELKKKWGELTDDDLTQAEGDYDKFIGRVQERYGDKKEEVIRWTKDWYEKERPSLAAKP from the coding sequence ATGAATGCAGACCAATTCAAGGGCAAGTGGACTCAGTTTAAAGGAGAACTCAAAAAGAAATGGGGAGAGTTGACCGATGATGACCTGACGCAGGCCGAAGGGGATTACGACAAATTCATCGGGCGCGTCCAGGAACGATATGGCGATAAGAAGGAAGAAGTGATTCGATGGACGAAGGATTGGTATGAGAAAGAGCGGCCTTCCCTGGCCGCAAAACCCTGA
- a CDS encoding RNA-binding transcriptional accessory protein, which produces MTVVAPQISSDTVQLKIVPLIAKELGVGTHQVAAAVTLLDEGATVPFIARYRKEATGNLNDTQLRTLEERLLYLRELEVRRAAILTSIEEQGKLTDALRASIEAAATKQAVEDLYLPFKPKRRTRAQIAREAGLEPLADALLTDPVLTPEQEALTYIRVVPAAEGVEAINVPDAKAALEGARDILTERFAETAGLLAALRMRLWEQGVLTSTVMKDKEMAEDEKFRDYYAYTESIKTVPSHRALALFRGRAFGVLKLELGLGEVLDAVVPHPCVSMIAAHAGIEDRGRAADKWLADVCDWAWRVKIHLQLSVELLVQLREAAEAEAIKIFARNLHELLLAAPAGPKAVLGLDPGIRTGCKVAVVDTTGKLLETATIYPHQPRKDWQGALETLLRLVIQHGVELISIGNGTASRETDKLAIEVIKLVAAQKPEQKVAKIVVSEAGASVYSASAFAAAEFPELDVSLRGAVSIARRVQDPLAELVKIEPKAIGVGQYQHDVDQRALARSLDAAVEDCVNAVGVNVNTASAPLLERVSGLNKALAKNIVNYRDTNGPFANRTAIRNVPRLGEKTFEQAAGFLRIPDGDNPLDRSAVHPEAYPVVERILTRLGTGIAEVMRRPTVLRELSPKDFTDEKFGVPTVRDILIELEKPGRDPRPEFKTATFREGVESLSDLQPGMVLEGVVTNVAAFGAFIDIGVHQDGLVHVSALANKFVRDPHEVVKPGQVVRVKVLDVDLKRQRISLTMRLEETASRPSVPTQSGNASARDSRGRGPSASDQAARMPQPIGAMALALAKARKNL; this is translated from the coding sequence ATGACAGTTGTCGCACCTCAGATCTCATCCGACACAGTTCAGCTCAAGATTGTTCCCCTCATCGCCAAGGAACTCGGCGTTGGGACTCATCAGGTCGCAGCGGCGGTGACGCTACTTGATGAAGGAGCAACGGTCCCATTCATTGCGCGCTACCGCAAAGAAGCGACCGGCAATCTGAATGATACGCAGCTACGCACGCTGGAAGAGCGCCTGCTCTATCTGCGTGAGTTGGAGGTGCGGCGTGCCGCGATTCTGACGTCGATCGAAGAACAGGGGAAGCTGACGGACGCGTTGCGAGCGAGCATTGAGGCGGCGGCGACGAAGCAAGCCGTGGAGGATCTCTATCTGCCCTTTAAACCCAAGCGGCGCACGCGCGCACAGATTGCGCGCGAAGCAGGGCTGGAGCCGTTGGCGGACGCCTTGTTGACTGATCCGGTGCTGACTCCCGAGCAGGAAGCGCTCACATACATCCGTGTGGTCCCTGCCGCTGAAGGGGTGGAAGCCATCAATGTACCGGATGCCAAAGCGGCGCTGGAAGGAGCGCGGGATATTCTGACCGAGCGGTTTGCCGAAACGGCCGGCTTGCTGGCTGCGTTGCGCATGCGTCTGTGGGAACAGGGCGTCTTGACCTCGACGGTGATGAAGGACAAGGAGATGGCCGAAGACGAGAAGTTCCGCGATTACTATGCCTATACCGAGTCGATCAAGACTGTCCCCTCGCATCGGGCGCTCGCGTTGTTCCGAGGCCGTGCCTTCGGCGTGCTGAAGTTGGAATTGGGCTTGGGAGAGGTGCTTGACGCAGTCGTTCCGCATCCTTGTGTTTCAATGATTGCGGCTCACGCCGGTATTGAAGATCGCGGCAGGGCTGCCGATAAGTGGCTGGCTGATGTCTGTGACTGGGCCTGGCGTGTGAAAATCCATCTACAGCTCAGCGTCGAACTGCTGGTGCAGTTACGTGAAGCGGCAGAAGCGGAGGCGATCAAGATTTTTGCCAGAAACCTCCACGAACTATTATTGGCGGCGCCTGCCGGTCCAAAGGCCGTTCTCGGCCTGGATCCAGGCATTCGCACAGGCTGTAAAGTGGCGGTGGTAGATACGACGGGAAAATTGTTGGAAACGGCCACGATCTATCCGCATCAACCTCGCAAGGACTGGCAGGGAGCATTGGAGACGCTCCTACGTCTCGTCATTCAACATGGTGTGGAGTTGATTTCAATCGGTAACGGAACAGCAAGCCGAGAGACGGACAAGCTGGCAATCGAGGTGATCAAGCTGGTCGCTGCCCAGAAGCCTGAACAGAAGGTGGCCAAAATTGTGGTCAGTGAAGCAGGCGCGTCGGTCTATTCCGCGTCGGCGTTCGCTGCGGCGGAATTCCCTGAGTTGGATGTCAGTTTGCGGGGCGCGGTCTCCATTGCCCGGCGTGTACAGGATCCACTGGCCGAGCTGGTGAAGATTGAGCCGAAGGCGATCGGGGTCGGTCAATACCAGCACGACGTCGACCAGCGGGCATTGGCGCGGTCGCTCGATGCCGCGGTTGAAGATTGCGTGAATGCAGTCGGCGTAAACGTCAATACGGCATCGGCGCCCTTATTGGAAAGGGTGTCGGGTCTGAACAAGGCGCTGGCCAAGAATATTGTGAACTATCGGGATACGAACGGGCCGTTTGCGAATCGAACGGCGATCCGTAATGTCCCGCGTCTTGGTGAAAAAACCTTCGAGCAGGCGGCAGGCTTTCTCCGCATTCCCGATGGAGACAATCCTTTAGATCGTTCTGCCGTTCACCCGGAAGCCTATCCGGTGGTCGAACGGATTCTGACACGCCTAGGAACCGGAATCGCCGAAGTGATGCGACGGCCGACTGTCTTAAGAGAGTTGTCGCCGAAGGACTTTACCGATGAGAAGTTTGGAGTGCCGACGGTGCGGGATATCCTCATCGAGCTGGAAAAACCAGGGCGCGACCCGCGTCCAGAATTCAAGACGGCCACCTTCCGAGAGGGAGTTGAATCCTTGAGTGATCTGCAACCCGGAATGGTGTTGGAGGGAGTGGTCACGAATGTGGCGGCATTCGGTGCGTTCATCGATATCGGAGTCCATCAGGATGGGCTCGTGCACGTATCGGCGTTGGCGAACAAGTTTGTCAGAGATCCGCATGAAGTGGTCAAGCCCGGTCAGGTCGTCAGGGTGAAGGTGCTTGACGTCGATCTGAAGCGCCAGCGTATTTCGCTGACCATGCGCCTTGAGGAGACTGCGAGCCGCCCATCTGTACCGACACAGTCTGGAAACGCGTCAGCACGTGACTCGCGTGGGCGTGGGCCATCGGCATCCGATCAAGCGGCACGAATGCCCCAGCCGATCGGTGCGATGGCGC
- the rnd gene encoding ribonuclease D, whose amino-acid sequence MTMSTPQQYITSATGLSELCERLKDSPRLALDTEFVGEESFVPRLELIQVATETTAAVIDFPAVLSGGALDVFWEIVCDPAVEKVVHAGRQDLDLFAVHAGQIPKPFFDTQIAAAMVGFGPQVAYANLVQRVHGRRLDKAHTFTNWSARPLSHDQLAYALEDVTFLLAIHDHLHTRLSKLGRLQWAHEEFSRLEGVVGETRREPQERFQRIRGWDQLKPKSAAVLRELAAWREGEAKRRNVPRSRVVRDEVLLQLARHPPRHTDELRKVRGLHTSEADRNGETLLATIQASLALPPSAWPVLPKERKPDPESNGFVELLQAIVKARAMDEEIAPTLLATTADLQELVDAKANRSALDLPLLKGWRRILVGNILLDALDGKLAFTVDPKTRTIRQSPSEHTAGS is encoded by the coding sequence GTGACAATGTCCACCCCACAGCAGTACATTACGAGCGCGACCGGACTCAGTGAGTTGTGCGAGCGATTGAAAGACAGCCCACGCCTCGCGCTGGATACCGAATTTGTCGGCGAAGAGAGTTTTGTGCCGAGGCTGGAACTCATTCAAGTTGCCACTGAAACCACCGCAGCCGTCATCGATTTTCCGGCTGTCCTATCCGGCGGGGCGCTTGATGTGTTTTGGGAGATAGTGTGCGATCCGGCGGTCGAGAAAGTCGTGCATGCGGGTCGGCAAGACTTAGACCTTTTTGCAGTTCATGCCGGCCAGATCCCAAAACCGTTTTTCGACACTCAGATTGCCGCGGCGATGGTCGGCTTCGGTCCCCAAGTCGCGTATGCCAACCTCGTTCAACGGGTGCATGGGAGAAGGCTGGACAAGGCGCATACCTTTACAAATTGGAGCGCCCGCCCGCTGTCTCATGATCAATTGGCCTATGCGCTGGAGGACGTGACCTTTCTCCTGGCGATTCATGATCATCTTCATACACGACTGTCAAAGCTCGGCCGGTTGCAGTGGGCTCACGAAGAGTTCTCCCGTCTTGAAGGCGTCGTCGGCGAAACCCGCCGCGAACCACAGGAACGTTTTCAACGCATACGGGGGTGGGATCAGCTCAAACCGAAATCGGCTGCGGTCCTTCGGGAACTTGCGGCCTGGCGGGAAGGAGAAGCGAAACGGAGAAATGTCCCCCGGAGTCGCGTCGTTCGGGACGAAGTCCTTCTCCAACTCGCGAGACATCCGCCGAGGCATACGGACGAACTGCGCAAAGTGAGAGGCCTCCACACCTCGGAGGCTGATCGCAATGGCGAGACACTTCTGGCCACGATTCAGGCGTCGCTCGCGCTTCCTCCGTCGGCCTGGCCGGTCCTTCCGAAGGAGCGGAAACCCGATCCGGAATCGAACGGATTTGTCGAGTTGCTTCAGGCGATCGTCAAGGCTCGGGCCATGGACGAAGAGATTGCGCCGACCCTGTTGGCGACCACAGCCGATCTGCAGGAATTGGTGGATGCCAAGGCGAATCGATCGGCTCTGGATCTTCCACTCCTGAAAGGATGGCGACGAATACTGGTGGGAAACATTCTGCTGGATGCATTGGACGGGAAGCTCGCCTTTACGGTCGATCCCAAAACACGGACCATTCGACAATCGCCCTCCGAGCACACAGCCGGTTCATAG